In Roseofilum capinflatum BLCC-M114, the sequence TGCAATTGAAAGTGTCCTCAAAGGGTAGGGTGGACTCAGCTCCTTCAGTCATCAGTAATACCAGTGAAATTTCCCTGAGATCGATCGCAGCCAGAGGTGATTCTGAGCTTCATTATTTACAATAGAGAGAATACCCGGCCAACAATCGGTCGGCAGGGGATACTAGGGTCAGGGTTTATCCAGTTTAGGTCTGGATTACGGTCGAAAAAGCAATTGATAGCGTATGACGTTCCATTCACACTTGAGTGACTACTTGGATTGGACTCAGAAGAGGGGTAACTTAGAGTTGCCTAGGTTGCGTTGGTTCTTGCTGAATGCTGAAATTACCATGGGTGAAGGGGTTAAAAGACAATGAGCCAACTCAAACTGCGGATACAAGTTGAGGGGAATACGGAAGGAACCGTATTGGTCGAAGATAATCCCTTTGTTTTAGGGCGATCGCCCGACTGTAACCTCTGCCTCCCTTTTTTTGGCGTTTCCCGTCACCATGGTCAAATCGTCACCCGTGGCAACGGATGGCTCATCGAAGATCTGGGGAGTCTCAATGGCACATTATTAAACGGATTACCGGCCACCTCTGCACAATGGATTCATCATGGAGATGTGGTGCAAATTGGTGTGGTTTCCTTAGTGGTTCTCATTCTGCAACCCTCTGGGGATGACCCCTCCAAAGTCCCAGAATTGAGTACCGACGGTACAACCATTCTCCGGAATGTTAAAGACCTGCAAAGATTATGGCTGCAACCCCAGAATGACCAAGATACCGCCAGCAGTAACCGTAAGGCGATCGCTAGGCTCAAAGATCTCGTAGACATTAGCAAAGGCCTCAACTCCGCCGGTTCCCTCGAAGCCATCTTTCTCCAAGTCCAAGAAGCCGTTTTTCGAGACCTCAAACGCATCGATCGCATTGCCCTCCTCATTGACCTAGAAAGCACCGGACGACTTAAAATCGTTCGCCTCGCTACCCGTCATCAAAGTGATGATCCCCTAGCCGCCGATGGCAGTTGGATCTCCCACAGTATCTGTCAAAAAGTCTTTATCGAAAGAGTCGCCATTCAAACCGCAGACGCACAAGCCGATGAACGCTTTGAAGGGGAAATGAGTATCCTTAGTAAAGGCATTCGTTCCGTGATGGCCGTTCCCCTCTGGGAAGAAGAACAAGTCTTTGGCGTTCTCTATGCCGATGCCCATGTCTCTACCCAGTACACCACCCTAGAAGCAGAAGAAGACCTCAGTTTTTTCTCCGCTCTTGGGAACTTAGTCGCCTCCTCTGTCCAACGGTGGCTCCTCGAACAAAAACTCAGAGATCAAGAAAACATCCGTCAGCGCCTGGAACGCTATCATACCCCCTCTGTTGTCCAGCAAATGATGGCAGCCGGAGCGCTTACCGATGGACGCTTACCCCTAGCCGAATATGAAATTAGTATTTTATTTGCCGATATTGTTGGCTTTACCGCCCTTTCCGAGCGCCTTTCTCCTTCAGAAATTGCCGAGCTTTTAAATAATTTCTTTGAAGAAATGCTCCACGAAGTGTTTGTCGCCAAAGGAACCTTAGATAAATTTATTGGCGATTGCATCATGGCATTTTTTGGCGCTCCAGAAGTGCAACCCGATCACGCAGACCGGGCAGTGGCAGCCGCCAGAGGAATGCTCACTCGCTTGGAACACTTAAATAAAAACAATCGCTGGAATGAACCCTTAGAACTCAGAATTGCCATTAATAGTGGTAAGGCAGTTGTGGGAGATATTGGCAGCTCCCAAAGAGTCGATTATACCGTATTAGGATCGACGATTAATTTAGCTTCTCGTATGGAAGGAATTTGTCCTCCTGGAGAATGTGTGGTCAGTGAAACGACTTATAAACTGTTGCGCGTTCGTCGGGGATTTATGCCCCTGGGAAGTTATCGCTTTCGAGGCATAGAACGACCAATTAAAGTCTATCAAACAACACGCACTATTCCTGAAGGGACAGAAACTCAAACAACCCACATACAGGAAGAGTAGAATTCTAGTAGGGCGCTGATTGATGTGATTTATATTCTGGTTTGAGTTTTGATTACAGCGCTTTGCGCGGTAATGAGGTACAGCAGGGAAAGATCCCCCCTAACCCCCCTTAAAAAGGGGGGAACCAGAAAGTCCCCCTTTTTAAGGGGGATTTAGGGGGATCAAAATGTACCTCATAGCAGCGAAAACTGCTGTATATTCTGGTTTGAGTTTTGATTAAATGTCCCCTGACCCACCCTCACATTCAAGCGATCGACACTTGGTTCTAACAGTACGCTCTACCCTTTACACGAGTGACGTTGCACAAGCATAAGATGTATAGCCGGGGAATCGAACCCCAGAGCCGCTTGTTGCTCTACCAAGGAGTCCAACTTAACCCAGTTGGAGAGGGGTTTGTGCCCGCCTCAGTTTGAATGCTACCGACTTGTTCTATTTTATATCAAATCTGCTTGAATACCATAATTAAAAATGTAGGGAGCAAGATGCTCCCACTCCAGTAATATCAAATAATTGAGGGAGTGCGGGCATCTTGCCCGCTAGTTTAACTCATTTTCATGTCCGCTTGCGGAAACCGGACTTGATATTAGTTCTTTTCGCTTCATTCGATCAAATCATGAGTCCAATTGGCTTGTTGAATTTTTCCATCTAAGATTCGATATTCCTTGGCTAATTTATCCGCAGATTTTTGGATATCGATAACGGTAACAGAACTAACAAATTTAATTTCGGTTTTACTATACCGATTAAAGGTAGGGGTGGCTTCTGCGGCTAATCTAGTATACAGAGAATGCTTGAGTTTAAGATTATCTCGTTGAGCCAATGCCTCTATCATAGATACACCATTGTCTAATTGGATGGCGTTATTGGTTTGGTTGATTTTGACGACTAGCTTGCTGAATGCTTTTGCCGTTTTGTCATACTCCTTGAGTAAAGTATTGGGGGCTTCAGCAGGAGTATCTCCTTCCTGGTATTTGGCATTTCGGAGAATGCGATCGCGCAGTTCTTGTAATCGACGACTCAGTGCGGCTCTCTCTGTTAATGCTTCTGCTAATTTCATTTTGATATCGCTGTATATTGATAATATCTTTTTATTCTAGCAAACATTGATGAAATAGAGCATTGATAACGGCAAAGAGTCGATCTAAATCACCCATAACATAGGGGACTGAGTTGCGGGTAAATTCATTCCCTTTGAGTTGTCCAAATTCCCAGACTCGACCATTAGAAACGATGCCGATGATTTCCTGCTTTGAATCTTCATTGATTTTCTGAATAGCGACTAATTCAGCTAGACATTGCCCCCATCCTTCCTCAAATTTATCTTGTTTAGCTTCGACGACTAGAAAATAGGGTTTATCAAAAATAAGATGACCTAAAGGATTGAGTCTAGCTACGACATAATCGGGCTGTCCACAAAGGGTTTCATCATAGGTGAGTGTGGGGTGACTCCACAACACTAATTTTTCATAGTATGTTTTCCAAACTTCTTTTAAGATGGGGTAAATTAAGTTTTCACAAATTGCATATTCAGAATGATAAACTGCTACATGGGTCAGGATAAAATCTAGGTCTTCGCGAAAACTTTGAGGGACAGGAAAGGGAAGTTCTTGAACAAAGTTGGCTACACGGCACTTGATTTGGAATTGTTGAGCGACATCTGCGATACTTTTATATTGGCTAAAAGGCATGAATACAGCCTCCGAGGTACATTTTTGATTCATAGATTTGAGTTGTCATCCTTGTATCATACCTTGTCCGGCTAACCACCCGGTTGTCCAAGCATTTTGGAAGTTAAAGCCGCCGGTAATGCCGTCAATATCTAGAATTTCACCGGCAAAATGTAGGCCGGGACAACACCGACTTTCTAGGGTTTTAAAGTTGACTTCTTTGAGGGGAATACCGCCGCAGGTGACAAATTCTTCTTTGAAAACGCCTTTGCCGCTAATTTGATAGGTGTCTTGAGTGAGGGTTTGTAGGAGTTTGTTGAGTTGTGTTTTGGAGAATTGTGCCCACTGGAGTCGATCGCCTACCTCAATCTTTCCCAGTAAATATTGCCACAGACGACGAGGAATCAGCACGGGGCAATTGGCCCATAGAGTTTTCGCCCCTAACTGGGATTTTACCTTGAGCAGCACTTGTCGCAGCTCATCGGGGCGAGACTGGGGTAACCAGTTTATCCTCAAGGGGGTTTGATACTGAGTTTGTTTTAAGTCTCTTGCTCCCCAAGCGGAGAGCTTCAAAATGGCGGGGCCGCTCAATCCCCAATGGGTGACTAAAACGGGGCCGGTTTGGGTTAATTTCAGGTCGGGTAATTCGACTCGCGCTTCGGTGACTGAAATTCCGCTTAACTCCCGCAGAGCCGCATCATTAATTTTGAACGTGAACAGGGAAGGGACGGGAGGAACCAGGGTATGGCCGAGACGTTGAGCAAACTGGTATCCGCTCGGATGGCTTCCGGTTGCCAGTAAAAGGCGATCGCCCTTCATTTCTACCAAGTCTTGACCCGACTTCACCTGTATCCGAAACTGGCGATCGCCTGTAGTCACTCCCAAAACTGGCGATCGGGTGTATATTTGCACTCCCAGGCTTTTCGCTGCTTGGATTAAACAATCGGCGATCGTGCCCGAATCATCGGTTATGGGGAACATGCGGCCATCCGATTCGGTTTTTAGGGACACTCCATGGGACTCAAACCAGGCGATCGTATCTCTCGGTTGAAACCGGGTAAACGCCCCCCGCAAAGCCTTCGCTCCCCTGGGATAGGACTGCACCAGAGTGGCCGGATCGAAACAAGCATGGGTCACATTGCACCGGCCTCCCCCAGAAATCAGCACCTTAGATAACAGGGTTTTTCCCGCTTCCAGGAGTATCACCTCCCTTTGGGGGTTCGCCGTTTTGCAGGAGATAGCGGCAAAAAAACCCGCCGCTCCTCCTCCAATAATCAAGATCCCATTATTACCCATTAATCTACCGGTTCAAAATCCTCTTTACCCACCCCACAAACTGGACAAACCCAATCATCCGGGATATCTTCAAAGGCTGTTCCGGGTGCAATCCCACTATCAGGATCTCCCTCTTCAGGATCGTAGACATAGCCACAAACATTGCAAACATATTTTTTCATAACTCCCCCTAGAGGATCTCAAATTATCCCAATTTTAAGCCTTCACCATCTCTGTGAACCGAATCTTAAGATAATCTTCCTCCATTTTCGCCCCAGACGGACTCAAGGCAGCCAAAGATTGGGGTAAAACTAAATTGCGTCGATGGTTGCCAATCCGCACATTTAACTCATCCCCCGTTTTATTGAGCTGAATTTGGTCTTTGGGAATGCCGGGTAAATATAGCTCTAAGCTATAGTGATCGTCATTTTGTACCACTCGAATCGTATTCTCTTCGTAATAAACCTGAGTCGGGTCTTCATCTTTATAGAGGGTTTCTTTCAAGCGCTCCAAAGACTCTAATCCACACATCTCATCGGCAAACAGAGGAACTTCTTTGACCGGAAGCGGGCTAAAGTTTTCATGAATTTCTTGGCGGTATTCCTGTTGATGAGCCTTCCAACGTTGGAAGAATGGATCGTTGACTTCATCGGGAATAATGCGGTTAGCAATGACTAAATCTGTAGCCACATTATACAAGCTCAAATAGGCATGGGCGCGTAAAGATTCTTTGATCACCATTTTCTCTGGATTGGTCACTAGACGTACCGAGGTTTGGTGATTGTCGGTTAAAACGCGCTCTAATTCTTCAATTTGCTCATAAAATTCATAGGGTGCATCCATCACTTCTTTATCCGGGAGGGAAAATCCGGCGATGGGCTTAAACAACGGCTCAACAAGGGGTCGCAGCGCCACAGACATCCCCTGCAAGGGCTTGTAAAAGCGTCTCATGTACCACCCCCCAACTTCAGGAATACTCAGCAGTCTGAGGGCGGTTCCGGTGGGGGCAGAGTCGATAATCAGCACATCATATTGGCCTTCGTCATAATGGCGCTTCATGCGGACTAAGCCGAAAATTTCATCCATTCCTGGCAAAATGGCCAGTTCTTCGGCTTGCACCCCATCTAAACCTCGCGCTTGCAGGACTTCGGTAATGTAGCGCTTGACGGCTCCCCAGTTGCCTTCTAGCTCCATAAGCGCATCGAGTTCTGCCCCCCAAAGGTTGGGTTTAACCGATCGCGCTTCGTGACCTAATTCGAGATCGAAACTGTCTGCTAGGGAGTGGGCCGGATCGGTACTTAGCACCAGGGTTTTATAGCCCAATTCTGCACATCGCAACCCAGTTGCTGCTGCTACGGAGGTTTTACCCACTCCGCCTTTACCCGTCATTAAGATTACACGCATAGATGGTTTGGCCCTTCCTGAAAATGGGTTTACACTTCTTTACTTTACCGGGTTTTCTGGTCTATCGCACCGATGAGCGCTGCAAGTTTTGAGGATTCACAACGTATGATAACCATTCACTTAAAACTCACCCAAACCCCTGATGATTGACTCCATTTCCGATAGGATCTAGAAGAAGAGAACACCTTAACGTTGGGAGAAATACAACATAATGGATCTGGTCACGCTCCAGAATAGCCTAGATAATCTAAGCTTTGCCGTCCTCTTGGTGACGATGCTACTGTATTGGTCGGGGATGGCTTTTCCCAAAATCCCCTATCTAGCGACCTTGGGAACCGCAGGGATGGCGATCGCCAATTTGTCCATCGCTTCCCTACTCGGCGCTCGTTGGATCGAAGCGGGATACTTTCCCCTCAGTAACCTCTACGAATCCCTATTTTTCATTGCTTGGGGACTCACTGCCACCCATCTGCTGGCGGAATATCTGAGCCGCTCCCGGTGGGTAGGTGCAGTCACTTCCCCCGTCGCTATGGGAATTACTGCCTTTGCTGCTCTCTCTTTACCCGGTGAAATGCAGGTGGCTGAACCCCTGGTTCCGGCGCTTCAGTCCAATTGGCTGATGATGCATGTAAGCGTTATGCTTCTGAGCTATGCCTGTTTGATGGTGGGTTCCCTGTTGGCGATCGCCTTTTTAATCGTCACACGAGGTCAAGCGGTTAGCCTCACCGGTAGCTCCTACGGCAATAGCAACCGTCGCCAAACCCCCCTAAATAAACTGGAAACGGTCTCTGATGTACCCTCTGTTCAGTTCAACCAGGGCAGTAGTAATGTCGCTACCCTAGAGCGGATCAATCTGGAAACTCCCCCTACCTCGACTCCGCTCGGTGACCCAGTGTGGTCGCCGGAAACCCTGAGCCTTGCTCAAGTTTTGGACAATATCAGCTATCGGATGATCGGCCTCGGCTTTCCCCTGCTCACCATCGGCATTATCGCTGGAGGAGTCTGGGCAAATGAAGCTTGGGGATCGTACTGGAGTTGGGACCCTAAAGAAACCTGGGCCCTAATCACCTGGCTGGTATTCGCCGCCTATCTCCATGCTCGCATTACCAAAGGCTGGCAAGGCCGCCGTCCCGCCATTCTCGCGTCTGCCGGGTTCTGTGTGGTCTGGGTGTGCTATATGGGCGTGAATTTGTTGGGTAAAGGGTTGCATTCCTATGGCTGGTTCTTCTAAACCAGATTGGAGCGACTTGCACGCCAGATTTCAGGCGACGTTGCGATCGCGGCCCCACCTGCTTCCCCCCCAGGAGTCCCTATTAGTAGCCGTTTCCGGAGGTCAAGATTCCGTTTGCCTTCTGAAACTGCTCCTAGACTTGCAACCCAAGTGGGGATGGCAGTTAGGGGTTGCCCACTGCGACCATCAAATGCGATCGGATTCGGCAGCCAACGCCCAGCAGGTCTCAGAGATGGCTGGGCATTGGAACCTCCAGTTTTATCAAAAAACCGCCGAGCGCCCCCTTCATGGGGAGGCTGCCGCCCGCTCCTGGCGTTATTCTGCCTTGATCGAACTGGCTGAAACCCATGGATTTTCCAGGGTAGTCACCGGGCATACGAAAAGCGATCGCGCTGAAACCCTGCTCCATAACCTGATTCGCGGCAGTGGACTCGATGGACTCGCTGCTCTCAGTTGGCAGCGTCCCCTCACGGAAAGGGTGCAATTGGTGCGGCCGATGTTGGAAATTGGGCGATCGCAAACCGCCCAATTTTGCCAACAGCTCCAGCTCCCCATCTGGGAAGATCCCACCAATCAAGACACCCGCTATACCCGCAACCAAATTAGACTGCACCTTATCCCCGCCCTAGAGAACATCAACCCCGGAGCCTCTAACCATCTAGCGACAACCGCCGAACTCCTACAAGCCGATGTTGAGTATCTCGAATCTTTAGCAAGCAATCTTTATACCCAATCCACCCAACCTGACCGACCCAAACTCAACCGCCAACAGCTCACCGACGCGCCTCTTTCCCTACAACGGCGAGTCATCCGCCAATTTCTCCTCCGATGGCTCCCCCATGCCCCCAACTTCGCCCAAGTCGAAAAAGTTACCCATCTGATTACCGCGCCTAACCGCTCCCAAACCGATCCCTTTCCCGGTGGCAGTCTTGCCCGCGTTCAGCATCCCTGGATTGAATTGAAACCGCGCAGTAATTAAATACCCTAATTAAAAATCCAGGGAGCAAGATGCTCCCACTCCAGTCCTATCAAAGAATTCGAGGAGTGCGGGTATCTTGCCCGCTTCTCTTTTCCCATTTTCATGTCCGCTTGCGGAAACCGGATTTGTCCTAAAACCGAGAAGGACGATACAACACAGAAATATCTTGCAACCGTTTAGCTTCCTCCATAAAATGGGGATTTTTCAAAACCCGGTTATTTTGATTCCAGTGAGCATCTTTAACCTTAAACGTCGATAAACAATCCTTAAGTATCTCATCCTGATCTCCCCAATTAATCCATTCTTGGCTTAAGCATTGCAGTCCGGCCTGCTCGCAATATTCGGCAAACAGATTAGCCGTCATACTTTCAGCTCGCATATGGGGATTAGGAAAAGGCAGATTTCCCGAACTATCCTTAAAGTGACCGATATTAGAATGATGAAAAAATCCTGCGCCATTGGGCTTCAGCTTGCGCCCTAATTGCATTAAATAGGCTTGCATCACATCTGATTCTGCATGAACCAAAGAATCAAAGCTAAACACAAAATCTATGGAGCCGTCTGGAATCATATCTAAAGACTTGCCATCATTCACATAATAGTTAATATGGGAATAGTTAGCAAACCGCTTTTGACAAATTTCAATACAGGGTTCAGCTAAATCAACAATACTTAACTCTTGACAATAATCCTTGAAATAGGTGGTAAATCGACCATAACCCGGAGCAATTTCTAAAATGCTGCCCGTGGGAATGAAGGCTTGAATCCGGGGATACAGAGTTCCCCACCATAAAAACTCCGTGCCGCCCCAAGCATGAGACCATTCATCGCCTTGGTCAGACCAGCTATAATTTGACCAAAATTCTAGATTATATTCAACAGTTGGCATAGTTTACGAATAGGTAAGGGTTGATATCCAGTTATTTTCATTATTTTACTATACATTGGTACTAAACAAGACTCTCTGGCTTAACATTTGGCTCTAATCCGATCTAATTCTGTTTTTTCTGTCTCCGTGAATCCCAAAATTTTTCCGTTAGCAAAACCTCTAAATCTTCTGGGAACGGACAAACTTCAGGCAAATCGATCTTCGGGTAAATATCTTCAACATCCGATCGCGCATCTTCCCAGATTTCCGATAAAATTTCGGTAAAATAAGTTTTGAGACTCAGTGAGCTACGCAACAAACGCCGGATCTGTTTACGCTGCTCCTTAATGGTTAGCTCCCATCCGCGATTGTCATACAGCGCTTTGCGCTGTAACGGAGTACAGTCTCATTGAGATCAGTCATTGCGAATGGAACGAAGTGGAATGAAGCAA encodes:
- a CDS encoding adenylate/guanylate cyclase domain-containing protein; translated protein: MSQLKLRIQVEGNTEGTVLVEDNPFVLGRSPDCNLCLPFFGVSRHHGQIVTRGNGWLIEDLGSLNGTLLNGLPATSAQWIHHGDVVQIGVVSLVVLILQPSGDDPSKVPELSTDGTTILRNVKDLQRLWLQPQNDQDTASSNRKAIARLKDLVDISKGLNSAGSLEAIFLQVQEAVFRDLKRIDRIALLIDLESTGRLKIVRLATRHQSDDPLAADGSWISHSICQKVFIERVAIQTADAQADERFEGEMSILSKGIRSVMAVPLWEEEQVFGVLYADAHVSTQYTTLEAEEDLSFFSALGNLVASSVQRWLLEQKLRDQENIRQRLERYHTPSVVQQMMAAGALTDGRLPLAEYEISILFADIVGFTALSERLSPSEIAELLNNFFEEMLHEVFVAKGTLDKFIGDCIMAFFGAPEVQPDHADRAVAAARGMLTRLEHLNKNNRWNEPLELRIAINSGKAVVGDIGSSQRVDYTVLGSTINLASRMEGICPPGECVVSETTYKLLRVRRGFMPLGSYRFRGIERPIKVYQTTRTIPEGTETQTTHIQEE
- a CDS encoding DIP1984 family protein codes for the protein MKLAEALTERAALSRRLQELRDRILRNAKYQEGDTPAEAPNTLLKEYDKTAKAFSKLVVKINQTNNAIQLDNGVSMIEALAQRDNLKLKHSLYTRLAAEATPTFNRYSKTEIKFVSSVTVIDIQKSADKLAKEYRILDGKIQQANWTHDLIE
- a CDS encoding NAD(P)/FAD-dependent oxidoreductase, with the protein product MGNNGILIIGGGAAGFFAAISCKTANPQREVILLEAGKTLLSKVLISGGGRCNVTHACFDPATLVQSYPRGAKALRGAFTRFQPRDTIAWFESHGVSLKTESDGRMFPITDDSGTIADCLIQAAKSLGVQIYTRSPVLGVTTGDRQFRIQVKSGQDLVEMKGDRLLLATGSHPSGYQFAQRLGHTLVPPVPSLFTFKINDAALRELSGISVTEARVELPDLKLTQTGPVLVTHWGLSGPAILKLSAWGARDLKQTQYQTPLRINWLPQSRPDELRQVLLKVKSQLGAKTLWANCPVLIPRRLWQYLLGKIEVGDRLQWAQFSKTQLNKLLQTLTQDTYQISGKGVFKEEFVTCGGIPLKEVNFKTLESRCCPGLHFAGEILDIDGITGGFNFQNAWTTGWLAGQGMIQG
- the rd gene encoding rubredoxin; translation: MKKYVCNVCGYVYDPEEGDPDSGIAPGTAFEDIPDDWVCPVCGVGKEDFEPVD
- a CDS encoding TRC40/GET3/ArsA family transport-energizing ATPase → MRVILMTGKGGVGKTSVAAATGLRCAELGYKTLVLSTDPAHSLADSFDLELGHEARSVKPNLWGAELDALMELEGNWGAVKRYITEVLQARGLDGVQAEELAILPGMDEIFGLVRMKRHYDEGQYDVLIIDSAPTGTALRLLSIPEVGGWYMRRFYKPLQGMSVALRPLVEPLFKPIAGFSLPDKEVMDAPYEFYEQIEELERVLTDNHQTSVRLVTNPEKMVIKESLRAHAYLSLYNVATDLVIANRIIPDEVNDPFFQRWKAHQQEYRQEIHENFSPLPVKEVPLFADEMCGLESLERLKETLYKDEDPTQVYYEENTIRVVQNDDHYSLELYLPGIPKDQIQLNKTGDELNVRIGNHRRNLVLPQSLAALSPSGAKMEEDYLKIRFTEMVKA
- the ccsB gene encoding c-type cytochrome biogenesis protein CcsB; this encodes MDLVTLQNSLDNLSFAVLLVTMLLYWSGMAFPKIPYLATLGTAGMAIANLSIASLLGARWIEAGYFPLSNLYESLFFIAWGLTATHLLAEYLSRSRWVGAVTSPVAMGITAFAALSLPGEMQVAEPLVPALQSNWLMMHVSVMLLSYACLMVGSLLAIAFLIVTRGQAVSLTGSSYGNSNRRQTPLNKLETVSDVPSVQFNQGSSNVATLERINLETPPTSTPLGDPVWSPETLSLAQVLDNISYRMIGLGFPLLTIGIIAGGVWANEAWGSYWSWDPKETWALITWLVFAAYLHARITKGWQGRRPAILASAGFCVVWVCYMGVNLLGKGLHSYGWFF
- the tilS gene encoding tRNA lysidine(34) synthetase TilS, which produces MAGSSKPDWSDLHARFQATLRSRPHLLPPQESLLVAVSGGQDSVCLLKLLLDLQPKWGWQLGVAHCDHQMRSDSAANAQQVSEMAGHWNLQFYQKTAERPLHGEAAARSWRYSALIELAETHGFSRVVTGHTKSDRAETLLHNLIRGSGLDGLAALSWQRPLTERVQLVRPMLEIGRSQTAQFCQQLQLPIWEDPTNQDTRYTRNQIRLHLIPALENINPGASNHLATTAELLQADVEYLESLASNLYTQSTQPDRPKLNRQQLTDAPLSLQRRVIRQFLLRWLPHAPNFAQVEKVTHLITAPNRSQTDPFPGGSLARVQHPWIELKPRSN
- a CDS encoding class I SAM-dependent methyltransferase, which codes for MPTVEYNLEFWSNYSWSDQGDEWSHAWGGTEFLWWGTLYPRIQAFIPTGSILEIAPGYGRFTTYFKDYCQELSIVDLAEPCIEICQKRFANYSHINYYVNDGKSLDMIPDGSIDFVFSFDSLVHAESDVMQAYLMQLGRKLKPNGAGFFHHSNIGHFKDSSGNLPFPNPHMRAESMTANLFAEYCEQAGLQCLSQEWINWGDQDEILKDCLSTFKVKDAHWNQNNRVLKNPHFMEEAKRLQDISVLYRPSRF
- a CDS encoding DUF29 family protein — translated: MYDNRGWELTIKEQRKQIRRLLRSSLSLKTYFTEILSEIWEDARSDVEDIYPKIDLPEVCPFPEDLEVLLTEKFWDSRRQKKQN